A single window of Streptomyces xanthii DNA harbors:
- a CDS encoding glycosyltransferase, with the protein MSFLDVLLVFLAFYPVVTGAAWMVGGVAFRLLDERPDAVEPDGGWPGVTVLVPAYNEEAVIARCVAALRRVDYPGLEILVLNDGSKDATVAAARAAAGDDPRVTVFDDGVNLGKADRLNDGMRRARHDLVLVTDADTHLHPDAVHHLVARIQRSPRYAAVAGSPRVTNRGSVLATMQMLETASLIGLMRRTHALAGRVGTVAGVLGLFRRDAVLAVGGYDPRMATEDIELTWRLLEAGHLTGFAPHALVGMQVPQTLSGIWAQRTRWARGQGEVLRTHGRTVARARHRGMWPIAVEALLSYVWVLTMLAATVWGVVHWIGHPGDTEFRWMIAWGVGIAVVAMLQIAIAVAVELRLDPRLLYACLLLPLYPLAHWTVNALAAITTQTQGLLRGPRKRRVVWDLPRSPG; encoded by the coding sequence GTGAGCTTCCTCGACGTCCTGCTCGTCTTCCTCGCGTTCTACCCGGTCGTGACCGGCGCCGCCTGGATGGTCGGCGGGGTCGCCTTCCGGCTCCTCGACGAGCGGCCCGACGCGGTCGAGCCGGACGGCGGCTGGCCCGGCGTCACCGTCCTCGTCCCCGCCTACAACGAGGAAGCGGTCATCGCGCGCTGCGTCGCGGCCCTGCGCCGCGTCGACTACCCCGGCCTGGAGATCCTCGTCCTCAACGACGGCTCCAAGGACGCCACCGTCGCCGCCGCCCGCGCCGCCGCCGGGGACGACCCGCGCGTCACCGTCTTCGACGACGGCGTGAACCTCGGCAAGGCCGACCGCCTCAACGACGGGATGCGCCGCGCCCGCCACGACCTCGTCCTCGTCACCGACGCCGACACCCACCTGCACCCCGACGCCGTACACCACCTCGTCGCCCGCATCCAGCGCTCCCCGCGCTACGCGGCCGTCGCCGGCAGCCCCCGCGTCACCAACCGGGGCAGCGTCCTCGCCACCATGCAGATGCTGGAGACGGCCTCGCTGATCGGGCTGATGCGCCGCACCCACGCGCTCGCCGGACGGGTCGGCACCGTCGCGGGCGTCCTCGGACTGTTCCGCCGCGACGCCGTCCTCGCCGTCGGCGGCTACGACCCCCGCATGGCCACCGAGGACATCGAACTGACCTGGCGGCTCCTGGAGGCCGGACACCTCACCGGCTTCGCCCCGCACGCCCTCGTCGGCATGCAGGTCCCGCAGACCCTGAGCGGCATCTGGGCGCAGCGCACCCGCTGGGCCCGCGGCCAGGGCGAGGTGCTGCGCACGCACGGCCGCACCGTCGCCCGCGCCCGGCACCGCGGCATGTGGCCCATCGCCGTCGAGGCCCTCCTCTCCTACGTCTGGGTGCTCACGATGCTCGCGGCGACCGTGTGGGGCGTCGTGCACTGGATCGGGCACCCGGGCGACACCGAGTTCCGCTGGATGATCGCGTGGGGCGTCGGGATCGCCGTCGTCGCGATGCTCCAGATCGCGATCGCGGTCGCCGTCGAACTCCGCCTCGACCCACGGCTCCTCTACGCGTGTCTGCTGCTGCCCCTGTATCCGCTCGCCCACTGGACCGTCAACGCGCTCGCCGCGATCACCACCCAGACGCAGGGGCTGCTGCGCGGCCCGCGCAAACGGCGAGTCGTCTGGGATCTGCCCCGCAGCCCTGGCTGA
- a CDS encoding nuclear transport factor 2 family protein, with amino-acid sequence MTTAEDTRRTDAARATRTAVDAFFAARAAADTERLTALFADEVDWLLAENPVVPWIRPRRTAAECAAQFEELAAHTVAEDARASVDTLLVDGTDAVLMGHISGTVRATGKSFEGPYALRLTVEEGRITRFHLYENSVSVAAACTP; translated from the coding sequence ATGACCACCGCAGAGGACACCCGCCGCACCGACGCCGCCCGGGCCACCCGCACCGCCGTCGACGCCTTCTTCGCCGCACGGGCCGCCGCCGACACCGAGCGGCTGACCGCGCTGTTCGCCGACGAGGTCGACTGGCTGCTCGCCGAGAACCCCGTCGTCCCGTGGATCCGGCCCCGCCGCACCGCCGCCGAGTGCGCCGCGCAGTTCGAGGAGCTGGCCGCGCACACCGTCGCCGAGGACGCCCGCGCCTCGGTCGACACGCTGCTCGTCGACGGCACGGACGCCGTGCTGATGGGGCACATCTCCGGCACCGTGCGCGCCACCGGCAAGTCCTTCGAGGGGCCCTACGCGCTGCGCCTGACCGTCGAGGAGGGCCGCATCACACGCTTCCACCTGTACGAGAACAGCGTGTCGGTCGCCGCCGCCTGCACCCCCTGA
- a CDS encoding aldehyde dehydrogenase family protein: protein MSTTASALDTAPLDRAVHDLRERAGSWTRTALPERIALLERMLPRIAAGAAAMVADAARAKGYPEDSGWAAEDWVAAPWALAQGVRATLHVLRRLDAGRTPVPDRAVRTREGRTVVDVFPVTGSDRLLLSGFGAQVWTLPGTTREQVLARAAGEYRGRAGASGVALVLGAGNVAAITPLDVLHKLYAEGQVVLAKMNPVNAYLRPHFEAVFAEFVERGWVRFVDGGAAEGAYLTGHEGVDTIHVTGSERTHDAIVWGTDEQAAQRRAAGAPLNGKPFTSELGGVSPCIVTPGPWSAADFRFQAEHIVTSKLNNSGHNCVATQVLVVPRDWDGTERLLEEIRRVLRELPERADHYPGAADRIAATAGTHPDAEAYGDGGCRVLVPEISDPDDPMLTIEVFASALGVVRLPGADAPEFLAAAVEFANDRLPGTLGATLLVHPRTERAHRTAVDGAIAALRYGTLGVNCWSAFGFLLGYTPWGAFPGHTRQDIGSGIGFVHNAFQLEDVEKTVLRAPFAPAPRGLFTGSPSLSPRPPYYVTNRTGRTTMRRLTAYTADGRMRRLPGILASALRG from the coding sequence GTGAGCACCACCGCATCGGCGCTGGACACCGCCCCGCTGGACCGGGCCGTCCACGACCTGCGCGAGCGCGCCGGGAGCTGGACCAGGACCGCGCTGCCCGAGCGGATCGCCCTGCTGGAGCGCATGCTGCCGCGGATCGCGGCCGGCGCCGCCGCCATGGTCGCCGACGCGGCCCGCGCCAAGGGGTATCCGGAGGACTCCGGCTGGGCGGCCGAGGACTGGGTGGCTGCGCCCTGGGCGCTCGCGCAGGGCGTGCGCGCCACCCTGCACGTCCTGCGCCGCCTCGACGCGGGCCGAACTCCCGTACCGGACAGGGCGGTCCGGACCCGCGAGGGTCGTACGGTCGTCGACGTCTTCCCGGTCACCGGCTCCGACCGGCTGCTCCTGAGCGGCTTCGGCGCCCAGGTGTGGACGCTGCCGGGCACCACCCGCGAGCAGGTCCTGGCCCGCGCGGCCGGGGAGTACCGGGGCCGGGCGGGCGCGAGCGGAGTCGCGCTCGTGCTCGGCGCGGGCAACGTCGCCGCGATCACCCCGCTCGACGTCCTGCACAAGCTGTACGCCGAGGGCCAGGTCGTCCTCGCCAAGATGAACCCGGTCAACGCCTACCTGCGGCCGCACTTCGAGGCGGTGTTCGCCGAGTTCGTGGAGCGCGGCTGGGTGCGCTTCGTGGACGGGGGCGCGGCGGAGGGCGCGTACCTGACCGGGCACGAGGGCGTCGACACCATCCATGTCACCGGCAGCGAGCGCACCCACGACGCGATCGTGTGGGGCACGGACGAGCAGGCCGCACAGCGCCGCGCGGCCGGCGCCCCGCTCAACGGCAAGCCGTTCACGAGCGAGCTGGGCGGGGTGAGCCCGTGCATCGTGACGCCCGGACCGTGGAGCGCGGCGGACTTCCGCTTCCAGGCGGAGCACATCGTCACGAGCAAGCTCAACAACTCCGGCCACAACTGCGTCGCCACCCAGGTCCTGGTCGTGCCACGGGACTGGGACGGCACGGAGCGGCTGCTCGAGGAGATCCGCCGGGTCCTGCGCGAACTGCCCGAGCGCGCCGATCACTACCCGGGTGCGGCCGACCGGATCGCCGCGACGGCCGGCACGCACCCGGACGCCGAGGCCTACGGCGACGGCGGCTGCCGGGTCCTGGTCCCCGAGATCAGCGACCCCGACGACCCGATGCTCACCATCGAGGTGTTCGCGAGCGCGCTCGGCGTGGTGCGCCTGCCCGGCGCCGATGCCCCCGAATTCCTCGCCGCAGCCGTCGAGTTCGCCAACGACAGGCTGCCGGGCACGCTCGGGGCGACGCTCCTCGTCCACCCCCGCACCGAGCGCGCCCACCGCACGGCGGTCGACGGGGCGATCGCCGCGCTGCGCTACGGCACGCTCGGCGTCAACTGCTGGTCGGCGTTCGGCTTCCTGCTCGGCTACACGCCGTGGGGCGCGTTCCCCGGCCACACCCGGCAGGACATCGGCAGCGGCATCGGGTTCGTGCACAACGCCTTCCAGCTGGAGGACGTGGAGAAGACGGTGCTGCGCGCGCCGTTCGCGCCCGCGCCCCGCGGCCTGTTCACGGGCTCGCCCTCGCTGTCGCCCCGCCCGCCGTACTACGTCACCAACCGCACCGGCCGCACGACGATGCGCCGCCTGACCGCGTACACCGCCGACGGCAGGATGCGGCGCCTGCCGGGAATCCTCGCGTCGGCGCTGCGGGGCTGA
- a CDS encoding MFS transporter: protein MTATTAAPGKGVADREGGGRRAWTVTGLLVFFMMVNFADKSVLGLAGDEIRADLHLSATEFGLANSAFFLLFSVAAIVVGLAADRVSPKVLLLVMAALWSVAQVPPAIGGGLAVLVGSRVFLGAAEGPAFPVAQQATLSWFPDHRRNLPGALITVGITLGVIVSAPTLTWLIQHHGWRSALWVLAAAGAVWGLAWAALGADSPRPAGGGATGTGPQVPYRRIFASRTWIGTTLAYFTSYWTVALMLVWLPSYLRHALGYAAGTAGLVIVAPWAVGAAVLFGQAWLTGRLMRRGASGKAARGRVGAGLLAIGAVCLLLTPLTDGRASQTVLIALGFGFGGAYATVAATTVAALAPPGRGGGALGLMNALVTAAGLVAPAVVGALVDAQGTAGYRHAVLLSGVLLTAGAVAAYALVDPERDRTRLTT, encoded by the coding sequence ATGACCGCCACGACCGCCGCGCCCGGCAAGGGAGTCGCGGACCGCGAGGGCGGCGGCCGGCGGGCCTGGACGGTGACCGGCCTGCTCGTCTTCTTCATGATGGTCAACTTCGCGGACAAGTCCGTCCTCGGGCTCGCCGGTGACGAGATCCGCGCCGATCTGCACCTGAGCGCCACCGAGTTCGGGCTCGCCAACAGCGCGTTCTTCCTGCTGTTCTCGGTCGCCGCGATCGTGGTCGGGCTCGCCGCCGACCGGGTGTCGCCGAAGGTGCTGCTCCTGGTCATGGCCGCGCTGTGGTCGGTGGCGCAGGTGCCGCCCGCGATCGGTGGCGGGCTCGCGGTCCTCGTGGGCTCCCGGGTGTTCCTGGGCGCGGCGGAGGGACCCGCGTTCCCCGTCGCCCAGCAGGCCACGCTGTCCTGGTTCCCCGACCACCGGCGCAATCTGCCGGGCGCCCTGATCACGGTCGGCATCACGCTCGGCGTCATCGTCTCGGCCCCGACCCTGACCTGGCTGATCCAGCACCACGGCTGGCGCTCGGCCCTGTGGGTGCTCGCGGCGGCCGGCGCGGTGTGGGGTCTCGCCTGGGCGGCGCTCGGCGCGGACAGCCCGCGCCCCGCCGGCGGCGGCGCCACGGGCACCGGACCGCAGGTCCCCTACCGGCGGATCTTCGCGAGCCGCACCTGGATCGGCACGACGCTCGCGTACTTCACCAGCTACTGGACCGTGGCGCTGATGCTGGTGTGGCTGCCGTCGTACCTGCGCCACGCCCTCGGCTACGCGGCCGGCACCGCCGGACTGGTGATCGTCGCGCCCTGGGCGGTCGGCGCCGCCGTCCTGTTCGGGCAGGCCTGGCTGACCGGGCGGCTGATGCGGCGCGGCGCGAGCGGGAAGGCCGCGCGCGGGCGGGTGGGCGCGGGCCTGCTCGCGATCGGCGCGGTGTGCCTGCTGCTCACACCGCTGACCGACGGGCGCGCGTCCCAGACCGTGCTGATCGCGCTGGGCTTCGGCTTCGGCGGCGCCTACGCCACCGTGGCCGCCACCACCGTCGCCGCCCTCGCCCCGCCGGGCCGCGGCGGCGGCGCCCTCGGCCTGATGAACGCGCTGGTCACGGCAGCCGGCCTGGTCGCGCCCGCGGTCGTCGGCGCCCTCGTCGACGCCCAGGGCACCGCGGGCTACCGGCACGCCGTGCTGCTGTCCGGCGTGCTGCTCACGGCCGGCGCCGTGGCCGCGTACGCGCTCGTCGACCCGGAGCGCGACCGGACCCGCCTGACCACCTGA
- a CDS encoding TauD/TfdA dioxygenase family protein, with product MHDVASASVADPRPVLDKPLMHYGRRTLDRLAPGTEQPAYTCFEVAPLTPHFGAVLGGVDLTRPLTEQLAGELRQALLEWKVIFFRGQHGFTAEHQLALSGVWGPPEPNPFFARTGTPGISRLAKDAKAAGNKNIWHSDHSFMANPSLGAVLRAVEVPAAGGDTMWADMAAAYDNLPEDLKERIDGLTAVHDWEASWGALMDDAQKAAFRANWPQVEHPVVVRHPRSGRRTLYVNEPFTRYIKGLSERENRELLDILVLQARIPEFQIRFHWEPDSIAIWDNIAVQHYAVNDYFPQRRVMERIAIAGVPLA from the coding sequence ATGCACGACGTCGCCTCGGCCTCCGTGGCCGATCCCCGCCCGGTGCTCGACAAGCCCCTGATGCACTACGGGCGCCGCACCCTGGACCGGCTCGCCCCGGGCACCGAACAGCCCGCGTACACCTGCTTCGAGGTCGCCCCGCTCACCCCGCACTTCGGCGCCGTGCTCGGCGGCGTCGACCTGACCCGGCCCCTCACCGAGCAGCTCGCCGGGGAGCTGCGCCAGGCGCTCCTCGAGTGGAAGGTGATCTTCTTCCGGGGGCAGCACGGCTTCACCGCCGAGCACCAGCTGGCCCTCTCGGGTGTGTGGGGCCCGCCCGAGCCCAACCCGTTCTTCGCGCGGACCGGCACCCCCGGCATCTCCCGGCTCGCCAAGGACGCCAAGGCCGCGGGCAACAAGAACATCTGGCACAGCGACCACTCGTTCATGGCCAACCCCTCGCTCGGCGCCGTGCTGCGCGCCGTGGAGGTGCCCGCCGCGGGCGGCGACACCATGTGGGCCGACATGGCGGCCGCCTACGACAACCTGCCCGAGGACCTGAAGGAGCGCATCGACGGACTGACCGCCGTCCACGACTGGGAGGCCAGCTGGGGCGCGCTCATGGACGACGCCCAGAAGGCCGCCTTCCGCGCGAACTGGCCGCAGGTCGAGCACCCCGTCGTCGTGCGCCACCCGCGCAGCGGCCGCCGGACGCTGTACGTCAACGAGCCCTTCACCCGGTACATCAAGGGCCTGTCCGAGCGGGAGAACCGCGAACTGCTCGACATCCTGGTGCTCCAGGCGCGCATCCCCGAGTTCCAGATCCGCTTCCACTGGGAGCCGGACTCCATCGCGATCTGGGACAACATCGCCGTCCAGCACTACGCGGTCAACGACTACTTCCCGCAGCGCCGGGTGATGGAGCGCATCGCCATCGCCGGGGTCCCGCTCGCATGA
- a CDS encoding TetR/AcrR family transcriptional regulator: protein MADDQGQGTRRGPGRPRQEHVTRAVLDAVVELVAESGMAALTMDSVAARAGVSKPAMYRRWPTKQDLVIAAAESRIGPLSVPDMGDFRAELRAVLTARMTAYRQPGIARLLAGVIGAAAEQDMVPEGYGAYTARVTSETRHVLERGVTRGDVRPDADLSTATTLVASSLLFRLVAEQRLPDEALVDSVVDLVGRAVAS from the coding sequence ATGGCCGACGATCAGGGGCAGGGCACGCGGCGGGGACCGGGACGGCCGCGCCAGGAGCACGTCACGCGCGCCGTCCTGGACGCCGTGGTCGAACTGGTCGCGGAGAGCGGCATGGCCGCGCTGACGATGGACTCCGTCGCGGCCCGCGCCGGGGTCAGCAAGCCGGCCATGTACCGGCGCTGGCCGACCAAGCAGGATCTCGTCATCGCGGCGGCCGAGTCCCGGATCGGGCCGCTGAGCGTGCCCGACATGGGGGACTTCCGCGCCGAGCTGCGGGCCGTCCTGACCGCCCGCATGACCGCGTACCGGCAGCCGGGCATCGCACGACTGCTCGCCGGGGTGATCGGCGCCGCCGCCGAGCAGGACATGGTGCCCGAGGGGTACGGCGCGTACACGGCGCGCGTGACGAGCGAGACCCGGCACGTCCTGGAGCGCGGCGTGACGCGCGGCGACGTGCGGCCGGACGCCGATCTGTCCACGGCGACGACGCTGGTCGCCTCCTCGCTGCTGTTCCGCCTGGTCGCCGAGCAGCGGCTGCCGGACGAGGCGCTGGTCGACTCGGTGGTGGACCTCGTGGGGCGCGCGGTCGCCTCCTGA
- a CDS encoding TetR/AcrR family transcriptional regulator — protein sequence MAYRKTPAEIGRLEAAREHLVASATAVVAEVGWAQASVTAVAAAAGIAAGSVYQHFPSKAALAVEVFRRAAGREVEVLGQVLHEPGDPVERLARGVEVCARRALENRGLAYALLAAPAEPAVGAERLDFRRRYRALYAEVVREGIAAGRLPAQNAEITAAVLTGAIGEALVDPLADPDPDGTGQLLADLTAAALRCAGAPTP from the coding sequence ATGGCCTACCGCAAGACCCCCGCCGAGATCGGCCGGCTCGAAGCCGCGCGCGAGCACCTCGTCGCCAGCGCCACCGCCGTCGTCGCCGAGGTCGGCTGGGCGCAGGCCTCGGTCACCGCCGTCGCCGCCGCGGCCGGGATCGCGGCCGGGTCCGTGTACCAGCACTTCCCGTCCAAGGCCGCGCTCGCCGTCGAGGTGTTCCGGCGCGCCGCCGGCCGCGAGGTCGAGGTCCTCGGGCAGGTGCTGCACGAGCCCGGCGACCCCGTCGAGCGCCTCGCCCGCGGCGTCGAGGTCTGCGCCCGCCGCGCCCTGGAGAACCGGGGCCTGGCCTACGCCCTGCTCGCCGCCCCCGCCGAACCGGCCGTCGGCGCCGAGCGCCTCGACTTCCGCCGCCGCTACCGCGCCCTGTACGCCGAGGTCGTACGGGAGGGCATCGCGGCCGGCCGGCTCCCCGCACAGAACGCGGAGATCACCGCCGCCGTGCTCACCGGCGCCATCGGCGAGGCCCTCGTCGACCCTCTCGCCGACCCCGACCCGGACGGCACCGGACAGCTCCTCGCCGACCTCACCGCCGCCGCGCTGCGCTGCGCGGGCGCGCCCACACCCTGA
- a CDS encoding acyl-CoA dehydrogenase family protein translates to MQSKPTAVTHEVTNQAPPLTGHDVADDPVLLEGVRREGAAWSLDDLHRIGRRAGSEEVRRWAEEANTYEPVLRTHDRYGNRVDEVDFHPAYHSLMDVAISEGLGGSAWADERPGAHVARAAGFMVWSSTEAGHGCPVSMTYAVVPALRHAPDLAKTYEPLLTSRVYEPGLRTPTEKAGLLAGMGMTEKQGGTDVRANTTAAVPQPDGTWRLRGHKWFTSAPMNDLFLVLAQASGGLSCFLVPRVLPDGSRNTFRIQRLKNKLGNRSNASSEPEFDDTVAWLVGAEGKGVRTIIDMVTSTRLDCVLGSASGTRAALAEAAHHARHRSVFGAKLIDQPLMRNVLADLSVESEAATTVALRLAGAADRAQHGDESERAFLRLATAVAKYWVCKRQPAAVAEALECLGGNGYDELSGMPRLYRDAPLNGIWEGSGNVNALDMLRALAREPASLDAFRTEIEAASGADARLDTAWRELQGELTLTEDAPLRARRVIERAALVLQGSLLVRHAPAAVADTFCATRLAGDRGQAFGTLPPASDFAALLDRLPAGL, encoded by the coding sequence GTGCAGAGCAAGCCCACCGCCGTGACCCACGAAGTGACCAACCAGGCACCGCCGTTGACCGGCCACGACGTCGCCGACGACCCGGTCCTGCTGGAGGGCGTGCGCCGCGAGGGCGCCGCCTGGTCCCTCGACGACCTGCACCGCATCGGCCGCCGCGCGGGCAGCGAGGAGGTCCGCCGCTGGGCCGAGGAGGCCAACACCTACGAGCCGGTCCTGCGCACCCACGACCGCTACGGCAACCGAGTCGACGAGGTCGACTTCCACCCCGCCTACCACTCCCTCATGGACGTGGCGATCTCCGAAGGCCTCGGCGGCAGCGCCTGGGCCGACGAACGGCCCGGCGCCCACGTCGCGCGTGCCGCCGGGTTCATGGTGTGGTCCAGCACCGAGGCCGGACACGGCTGCCCGGTCTCCATGACGTACGCCGTCGTGCCCGCCCTGCGCCACGCCCCCGACCTCGCCAAGACGTACGAACCCCTGCTGACCAGCCGCGTCTACGAGCCCGGCCTGCGCACCCCCACCGAGAAGGCCGGGCTGCTCGCCGGCATGGGGATGACCGAGAAGCAGGGCGGCACCGACGTGCGCGCCAACACCACGGCCGCCGTCCCGCAGCCCGACGGCACCTGGCGGCTGCGCGGCCACAAGTGGTTCACCAGCGCCCCCATGAACGACCTGTTCCTGGTCCTGGCCCAGGCCTCCGGCGGCCTGTCCTGCTTCCTCGTGCCGCGCGTCCTGCCCGACGGCAGCCGCAACACCTTCCGGATCCAGCGCCTGAAGAACAAGCTCGGCAACCGCTCCAACGCCTCCAGCGAGCCCGAGTTCGACGACACCGTCGCCTGGCTCGTCGGCGCCGAGGGCAAGGGCGTGCGCACCATCATCGACATGGTGACGAGCACCCGCCTCGACTGCGTCCTCGGCTCCGCCTCCGGCACCCGCGCCGCCCTCGCCGAGGCCGCCCACCACGCCCGCCACCGCTCGGTGTTCGGCGCCAAGCTCATCGACCAGCCGCTCATGCGCAACGTGCTGGCCGACCTGTCCGTCGAGTCCGAGGCGGCGACGACGGTCGCCCTGCGTCTCGCGGGCGCCGCCGACCGCGCCCAGCATGGTGATGAATCCGAGCGCGCCTTCCTGCGCCTCGCCACCGCCGTCGCCAAGTACTGGGTCTGCAAGCGCCAGCCCGCCGCCGTCGCCGAAGCCCTGGAATGCCTCGGCGGCAACGGATATGACGAACTGTCAGGAATGCCGCGCCTCTACCGCGACGCCCCCCTCAACGGCATCTGGGAAGGCTCCGGCAACGTCAACGCGCTCGACATGCTCCGCGCCCTCGCCCGCGAACCCGCCTCCCTCGACGCGTTCCGCACGGAGATCGAGGCCGCGTCCGGCGCCGACGCGCGGCTCGACACCGCCTGGCGCGAGCTCCAGGGCGAGCTGACGCTCACCGAGGACGCCCCGCTGCGCGCCCGCCGCGTCATCGAACGCGCCGCGCTCGTCCTGCAGGGCTCGCTCCTCGTCCGGCACGCGCCGGCCGCCGTCGCCGACACGTTCTGCGCGACGCGGCTGGCCGGCGACCGCGGACAGGCCTTCGGCACGCTGCCGCCGGCCTCTGACTTCGCGGCGCTCCTCGACCGGCTGCCCGCAGGCCTCTGA
- a CDS encoding S8 family peptidase: MTRAAVRRICVGIVVGVMVGGLTTACGDDEKKADPLRGRQWALDTLRLPDAWKDTEGDDTVIAVVDSGVDLKHPDLKGRLVGGYDFVDGDKKPQDGFGHGTHVAGIAAAHTDNGIGVAGGAPAAKIMPVRVLGADGSGSNGNITRGIVWAADHGADVINLSLGEGPLMSNLLQGGILNAAIQHAHDKGAVVVAAAGNDGAATQPYKVQTPVLVVGASDRDGQPAEFSNFGAQDAVSAPGVGIMSTLPTYGVQLTEKKNGEVNDSGYGELDGTSMAAPYVAAVAALLHGEGKDPDEIMRIIRDTAKNPDHVEKLGLGVVDAKAAADSADD; encoded by the coding sequence ATGACCCGTGCTGCCGTCCGGAGGATCTGCGTCGGGATCGTTGTGGGGGTCATGGTCGGCGGGCTCACCACGGCGTGCGGGGACGACGAGAAGAAGGCGGACCCGCTGCGCGGCCGGCAGTGGGCGCTGGACACGTTGCGGCTGCCGGACGCGTGGAAGGACACGGAGGGCGACGACACGGTGATCGCGGTCGTCGACAGCGGCGTCGACCTGAAGCACCCGGATCTGAAGGGCCGTCTCGTCGGCGGGTACGACTTCGTGGACGGCGACAAGAAGCCGCAGGACGGCTTCGGGCACGGCACGCACGTCGCGGGCATCGCGGCGGCCCACACCGACAACGGCATCGGCGTCGCGGGCGGCGCCCCCGCCGCGAAGATCATGCCGGTACGGGTCCTGGGCGCCGACGGCAGCGGCAGCAACGGGAACATCACCCGGGGCATCGTCTGGGCCGCCGACCACGGCGCCGACGTCATCAACCTCTCCCTCGGGGAAGGCCCGTTGATGTCGAACCTCCTCCAGGGCGGCATCCTGAACGCGGCGATCCAGCACGCCCACGACAAGGGCGCCGTGGTCGTGGCCGCCGCCGGGAACGACGGCGCCGCGACCCAGCCGTACAAGGTGCAGACTCCGGTGCTCGTGGTCGGGGCGAGCGATCGCGACGGGCAGCCGGCCGAGTTCTCCAACTTCGGTGCGCAGGACGCCGTCTCGGCGCCCGGCGTCGGCATCATGTCGACGCTGCCAACGTACGGGGTGCAGCTCACCGAGAAGAAGAACGGGGAGGTGAACGACTCCGGGTACGGGGAGCTGGACGGGACGTCGATGGCCGCCCCGTACGTGGCGGCCGTCGCCGCGCTGCTGCACGGCGAGGGCAAGGACCCGGACGAGATCATGCGGATCATCCGGGACACGGCGAAGAACCCGGACCACGTGGAGAAACTCGGGCTCGGGGTGGTGGACGCGAAGGCCGCCGCCGACAGCGCCGACGACTGA
- a CDS encoding YhjD/YihY/BrkB family envelope integrity protein, with amino-acid sequence MLTRLKNLQARAERRAPVITEVIARLVTGRLLDSATRLAAQAFLAAVPLLFAIAAFAPHGIRAQLQDSVRTMFGLSGVTADELGQVINSDADDEIRDTSGAIGLVVALASATSFSRAMARVCERAWGLPKASTRITAWRWVVWLLALVLFVFLQGPIRQGFGAGALLGVPLFFLLSTTVWLWTQHLLLAGRLPWLPLLPGAVLAGAATSALALSARVYLPVALDRALGEYGALGLVLAMLSWLIVLCAAVTFALTIGAVLAQAPPLDRWVNRPPPRP; translated from the coding sequence ATGCTCACCCGCCTGAAGAACCTCCAGGCCAGAGCCGAGCGCCGCGCCCCCGTGATCACGGAGGTGATCGCCCGCCTGGTCACGGGCCGGCTCCTCGACTCGGCGACCCGCCTGGCGGCCCAGGCCTTCCTCGCCGCCGTCCCCCTCCTCTTCGCGATCGCCGCGTTCGCCCCGCACGGCATCCGCGCCCAGCTCCAGGACTCCGTACGGACGATGTTCGGCCTCTCCGGAGTCACCGCCGACGAGCTCGGCCAGGTCATCAACTCCGACGCCGACGACGAGATCCGCGACACGAGCGGAGCGATCGGACTCGTCGTCGCCCTCGCCTCCGCGACGAGCTTCAGCCGCGCCATGGCCCGGGTCTGCGAACGCGCCTGGGGCCTGCCGAAGGCATCGACCCGCATCACAGCGTGGCGCTGGGTGGTGTGGCTGCTCGCCCTCGTCCTGTTCGTCTTCCTCCAGGGCCCGATCCGCCAGGGCTTCGGCGCCGGCGCCCTCCTCGGCGTCCCCCTGTTCTTCCTGCTCAGCACCACCGTCTGGCTGTGGACCCAGCACCTGCTGCTGGCCGGCCGGCTGCCCTGGCTGCCGCTGCTCCCCGGCGCGGTCCTGGCCGGCGCCGCCACCAGCGCGCTCGCCCTCAGCGCCCGCGTCTACCTGCCCGTCGCCCTCGATCGCGCCCTCGGCGAGTACGGCGCCCTCGGCCTGGTCCTCGCGATGCTGTCCTGGCTGATCGTGCTGTGCGCGGCGGTCACGTTCGCGCTCACCATCGGCGCGGTACTGGCCCAGGCCCCGCCCCTGGACCGCTGGGTGAACCGCCCGCCGCCGCGCCCCTGA